The sequence TTTCTTATCTTCAGCCTCTTCCTTCTTGGCTTCAACTTTGGATTCTTTGGGCTTTTCGACAGCAGGttccttcttctcctccaccTTGGGCTTTGGAGCCTCTTTCTTGGGTGCCTCCTCTTTCTTGCTGTCCTTCTCCTCCGTTTTTGGCGTGGCAGGggctttctcttcctctgccttctttGGGGGCTCTTTGACTTTCACCTCTTGGGGCTTCTCCTCCTTCACTGGGGACTTCACCTCTTCCTTCTTTGGGATCTCTTTCTCAGGGGCCTTGGCATCCTCCTTCAGGGGAGACTTCGCCTTCTCTGGGGACTTGACCTCCTCCTTGACAGGGCTTTTGGCCTTTTCAGGGGATTTGTCTGCAGGGGACTTTGCTTCCTCCTTCGCTGGCGTCTTGGCTTCTGGAGATTTCACATCAAGAGTCTTGGCCTTCTCAGGGGACTTGGCCTTCTCCGGGGACTTGGCTTCCTCCTTCACTGGGGACTTGGCCTTCTCGGGGGACTTGGCCTTCTCGGGGGACTTGGCTTCCTCCTTCACTGGGGACTTGGCCTTCTCGGGGGACTTGGCCTTCTCAGGGGACTTGGCTTCCTCCTTCACTGGGGACTTGGCCTTCTCGGGGGACTTGGCTTCCTCCTTCACTGGGGACTTGGCCTTCTCGGGGGACTTGGCTTCCTCCTTCACTGGGGATTTGGCCTTCTCGGGGGACTTGGCCTTCTTGGGGGACTTCGCTTCCTCCTTCACTGGGGACTTGGCCTTCTCTGGGGACTTTGCTTCCTTCTCTGGGGACTTGGCCTTCTCGGGGGACTTTGCTTCCTCCTTCGTTGGGGACTTGGCCTTTTCAGGGGACTTGGCCTCAGCCGGTGACTTTGCTTCTTCCTTCACTGGGGACTTGGCCTTCTCTGGAGACTTGGCCTCAGCTGGTGACTTTGCCTCTTCCTTTGCTGGAGACTTGGCCTTCTCAGGGGACTTGACCTCGGCTGGAGATTttgcttcctccttctctggAGACTTGGCCTCAGCCGGTGACTTTGCCTCTTCCTTTGCTGGAGACTTGGCCTTCTCGGGGGACTTGACCTCGGCTGGGGATTttgcttcctccttctctggAGACTTGGCCTCAGCTGGTGACTTTGCCTCTTCCTTTACTGGTGACTTGGCTTCCTTCTCTGGGGATGCAGCCTCTTCTGCTGGGGGAGACTTTGCTGCTTCTTCTCCcccttctgcctcctcctcttcacCCACTTCTTCCTCCTTGCCCTCCTCCTCTTtggcctctttctcctcttcttcagtCACTTCTTCAGTTACTTGGGTCTCCTCTGTCTGTTCCTCCACAATCACAGTTTCTTTCTCAGACTTCTCCACCACTTTGACCTTCTCTTCGCTTTTGACCTTTATGTGAGTGGACACAGCGGGAATTTTGGGGAGTCCTTCGGGAAGCGAGAAAGGAATTGGGCCAAAGCCAATCCGACACTCTTCACCTTCCAGGAGTTTTCTGCAGGATGGATAATGGAACACATTACTATACACTCAGAGCAAATTCACTATTTGGGTTCTTCCTAGACTATCCTGAAGGTCACTGACATTGAATGATATGGATTTTGGTGGAACAGGAATGTGAAGGGTGGGCATTATGAGCCTGGAGAAAGTCACTTCGCAAATCATTCCAGTGACCACCCAGAATATGTAACGCAGTggactggttttttgttttttgtgttttttttgagacagggtctcgctctattgcccaggcttaaGCAACTGGTCTTCTTCAATACAGCTAAGCCTgaaacttttgaaataaaacaactTTTGCCCCACAAAAAAGGCCCTCAAGAGAAAGCTcctaaataaatttaacaaagattaaATTTATTGTGCCTCAAACTAAAATAGTATTCAAGAGAACCCTGGGAGCCTGAGCAAACaattccacttttttctttttttgagatggagtctcactctgttgcctaggctggagtctagtgacacaatctcagctcactacaacctctgcctccaagattcaagcagttctcctgtctcagcctcctgagtagctgggagtagaggcacacgccaccacaccaatttttgtatttttagtagagacggggtttcacaatattggtcaggctggtctcaaactcctgacctcaggtgatccacccgcctcagcctcccaaagtgctgggattacaggtgtgagccaccgcgtctaaCCACAATTCCACTTTTATAAATTTGGGTTTAAGAGGTCTTAGAATGCTCCCATTTGAATCGCGAGTGTCTCTTGTCACCCTGTATTACCATATTTTGAGTTTCAGGAataaggtagaggctgcagtttCCCCTCTTGGCTTTGCTCCTCACTAGATGGGTGACCTTGGCCAAGACACACAAACTCTTtgagcctcaacttcctcatTGGAAAAAGAGGGTCATTAGAGTCCCTACATCAGAGGGTTGTTTCAGTGAGACAATGAACGGAAAAGACTTGGCAGAGTGCCTGTCGCAGAGTAAGTGTGGGAGTTACCCCTCAGACTAGTGCTTCCCAAATTTAGCAGCACACAGATGACTGGGGATCTTatcaaaatgcagattctgattcagcaggtctggggaggggctgagagtctgtcttttgttgttgttgttttttttgagacagtgtctcactctgtggtgacaggctggagtgcagtggcatgatcatagctcactgaagcctccaactcccaggctcaggtgatcctcccacgtcagcctcctgagtagctgagactaaaggcatgtgccaccatgcccaactatctttttttttttttttttgtattttttgtagagatggggttttgccatgctgcccagcttggcctcaaactcccaaactgaaacaatctgtctgccttggccttccaaagtgctgggattacaggcatgagccaccacactcaaccgAGAGACTACCTTTCTGATAAGCTCTTGAATGACGCCAGTTCCGCTGGTTCATTTGCCATGATTTGAGTAGCAAGATTACAGACTAGAGCCAAGAAGTAGGAAGCCACAGGTCACCAGTCAGAACTGGGACAAGTCCTTGGGGGATCAGTCCTTTTCCTTAGCCCTGGCTCCCCCAGGTCTTATTCCTGAGACTGGCTTTCTCAAGACTGCCATTGACTAAGGATTCCCTCTGTGGCAGCCCAGTGGTACCTGTGCTTCCTGGATTAGCTTCAGAATGGGATTAGCTCATCTTCCTGACAACCCTACGACATGGGTGCTcttattatcatctccattttatttccCCAAGAAGTGAATGCTTGCAGAGCTAAGAAACTCTCAAGGACAGAGTTTTAAAGCTCCCTGACAACTCAAGCACCTCTTTTCCCTCCAAAGCAGGCCTCTGGCTGGTTGGATTTGGGGAGGGGATAAGGAACTTCCACCCTCTAAATCATTTCAGAATGAAAGTAAGTCACTCTCAAGACTcaccggctgggcgcagtggctcacgcctgtaatcccagcactttgggaggccgaggtgggcagatcacctgaggtcaggagttcgagaccagcctggtcaacatagtaaaacccggtctctactaaaagatacaaaaaatagctgggtgtggtggtgggtgcctgtaatcccagctacttgggaggctgaggcaggaaaatcacttgaacccaggagacagaggttgcagtgagctgagctaacactgctgcactccagcctgggcaacagagtgagactccatctcaaaaagaaaaaaaaaagactcatatATCTCACAAACTAagagtggctgccaggggctgaaggaaggagagaatgatAATGATGGCTTCTTGGGTATGGAGTTTCAGCTTAGGATGATGAAAACAGTTCTGGAGACAGTGGTTATGGCTGCACAGTAATGTGAAAGTACTTAATATCACTGAACTATCTACTTAACATGGTtaaatggggctgggcatggtggcttacgcctataatcccaggactttgggaggctgaggtgggcagatggcttgagtccaggagttcgagaccagcctggctaacatggtgaaaccccttttctactaaaaaaagaatacaaaaattagccaggcatggtggcgggcacctgtaatcccagctactcaggaggctgaggcatgggaatcgcttgaacccaggagggagaggttgcagtgggcagagatcgcaccactgtaccccagcctgggcaacacagtaagtctgtctcaaaaaaataaataaaatataaaataaataaattggttcAATGGTAAATTGTATGTTTTATCTATTTTGCCGCAATTTAAAAAGAGTTTTGTCCCTAAGACAGGTAGGCTGCCTAAACGGGGTCTTGAAACCCAAGGCTTAGCGTCTCATAGGAACACAAGGTTTCTCCACCATATGACGGCCCCTGTGCGTCTCACCTGTAAGCGGCTATCTCTATATCCAGAGCCATCTTGACATTGAGCAGGTCCTGGTATTCTCGCAGCTGGGCTGCCATCTCCCACTTGGTGTTCCTCAGCTCAGCGTCCAGCTGCTGAATGGCTTCCTGGGAAGGAGAGGTGACACACATCACATGCCAGCCAGTGTCTGGCCCTCAGTATTAGGGAAGCTGCAGCGGGCTGTGCAACCCCAGAGTAGGCCCATCCAGCCAGGCTCACTGGGGCCAACCCCAACCCTGCTGGAGCTGTTGGGTCCTCATTAGTGGACATGGAACAATCTGGAGCAAAAATTCTGCTGTATAATGACCTCAGCCTGGGGAAGGTCTGAAATGAAATTCATCAGACATCAAcagttgtttctgtttgtttggctGGTAGGATAACGGGAGAACTTTTACAGATCTTGAGCTTAGAAAGTGCTCAGTGAGGACAggaggggtggctcatgcctgtattcccaacactttaggaagccgaggagggcggatcacttgaggtcaggagttcaagattagcctggccaacatggtgaaaccctgtctctactgaaaatacaaaaattagccagatgtggtggcatacacctgtaatcccagctacttgggaggctgagacagaagaatcgcttgaacccaggaggcggaggttacagtgagccaagatcg comes from Macaca mulatta isolate MMU2019108-1 chromosome 10, T2T-MMU8v2.0, whole genome shotgun sequence and encodes:
- the NEFH gene encoding neurofilament heavy polypeptide, which translates into the protein MMSFGGADALLGAPFAPLHGGGSLHYALARKGGAGGTRSAAGSSSGFHSWTRTSVSSVSASPSRFRGAGAASSTDSLDTLSNGPEGCVVAAATARSEKEQLQALNDRFAGYIDKVRQLEAHNRSLEGEAAALRQQQAGRSAMGELYEREVREMRGAVLRLGAARGQLRLEQEHLLEDIAHVRQRLDDEARQREEAEAAARALARFAQEAEAARVELQKKAQALQEECGYLRRHHQEEVGELLGQIQGSSAAQAQVQAETRDALKCDVTSALREIRAQLEGHAVQSTLQSEEWFRVRLDRLSEAAKVNTDAMRSAQEEITEYRRQLQARTTELETLKSTKDSLERQRSELEDRHQADIASYQEAIQQLDAELRNTKWEMAAQLREYQDLLNVKMALDIEIAAYRKLLEGEECRIGFGPIPFSLPEGLPKIPAVSTHIKVKSEEKVKVVEKSEKETVIVEEQTEETQVTEEVTEEEEKEAKEEEGKEEEVGEEEEAEGGEEAAKSPPAEEAASPEKEAKSPVKEEAKSPAEAKSPEKEEAKSPAEVKSPEKAKSPAKEEAKSPAEAKSPEKEEAKSPAEVKSPEKAKSPAKEEAKSPAEAKSPEKAKSPVKEEAKSPAEAKSPEKAKSPTKEEAKSPEKAKSPEKEAKSPEKAKSPVKEEAKSPKKAKSPEKAKSPVKEEAKSPEKAKSPVKEEAKSPEKAKSPVKEEAKSPEKAKSPEKAKSPVKEEAKSPEKAKSPEKAKSPVKEEAKSPEKAKSPEKAKTLDVKSPEAKTPAKEEAKSPADKSPEKAKSPVKEEVKSPEKAKSPLKEDAKAPEKEIPKKEEVKSPVKEEKPQEVKVKEPPKKAEEEKAPATPKTEEKDSKKEEAPKKEAPKPKVEEKKEPAVEKPKESKVEAKKEEAEDKKKAATPEKEAPAKVGVKEDAKPKEKTEVAKKEPDDAKAKEPSKPAEKEEAAAAPEKKDTKEEKAKKPEEKPKTEAKAKEDDKTLSKEPTKPKAEKAEKSSSTDQKDSRPPEKATEDKATKGK